The following coding sequences lie in one Candidatus Nitrospira allomarina genomic window:
- a CDS encoding DUF2779 domain-containing protein, producing MEYSALFWCAVVNPMNPISPIPLISGSEKLGRSVSTHRLSKSRFLAGLQCAKRLYLEIHSPELATPPTPDRRAIMDMGTDVGVVARQCFPHGVLVEHTHRQIPAALLRTSELVKDEGIPSLFEGAFVWQGILVRVDILERIDATRWRLIEVKATSKVKATHLDDLAIQAAVLEGAGIQVSGCFLMHLNTQYSFLGGDLNLEEMFVLENKTEEVEARRPLIQAQLEDMWMTLEQPTPPAVVPDSHCHQPYECPFWNHCTKEKSQRWVFHLPGSSKLQTLLLEEGIETIDEIPDHIQLSATQQRVKDNVEWISPLLRPRLQSVRFPVHHLDFETFMPAIPAFPHTRPYRPIPFQWSNHIEYPDGTIVHHHYLCTDGRDPREEVALSLLESVGDAGTICVYSEYERFLLFALGDVLPQLKPVLSKVVRRLWDLLSVIQEHYYHPDFHGSYSIKTVLPALVPALAYDDLTIQNGAVAAVMYQKMVFHETDLMERAHIAQALHEYCGRDTWAMVELRRVLLDRTGGRLT from the coding sequence ATGGAATATTCAGCATTATTCTGGTGTGCCGTCGTTAATCCCATGAACCCAATTTCTCCTATCCCCCTCATTTCCGGATCAGAAAAATTGGGCCGATCCGTTTCAACACATCGTTTATCCAAAAGCCGCTTTCTTGCGGGCTTGCAATGTGCCAAGCGGTTGTATTTGGAAATCCATTCGCCAGAATTAGCCACACCGCCTACACCGGATCGCCGGGCCATTATGGATATGGGCACCGACGTTGGGGTCGTTGCCCGTCAATGTTTTCCTCATGGCGTTCTGGTTGAACACACACACCGTCAAATTCCTGCAGCGCTCCTTCGCACCAGTGAGCTCGTAAAGGATGAAGGCATCCCGTCCCTATTTGAAGGAGCGTTTGTCTGGCAAGGCATTTTGGTTCGGGTTGACATCTTAGAACGAATTGATGCCACGCGGTGGCGCTTGATTGAAGTGAAGGCGACATCGAAGGTGAAAGCCACGCATCTAGACGATCTGGCCATTCAAGCTGCAGTGCTGGAAGGCGCGGGCATTCAAGTCAGCGGGTGTTTTTTGATGCATCTGAATACTCAGTATTCATTTCTTGGCGGAGACCTGAATTTAGAAGAAATGTTTGTTTTGGAAAATAAGACCGAGGAAGTGGAGGCACGTCGGCCATTGATTCAGGCACAGCTTGAAGATATGTGGATGACATTGGAACAGCCGACGCCACCTGCCGTTGTCCCGGATAGCCATTGCCATCAGCCCTATGAATGCCCCTTTTGGAACCATTGTACGAAAGAGAAGTCTCAGCGTTGGGTGTTTCATCTGCCTGGCAGCTCGAAATTACAAACCCTCCTGCTGGAGGAGGGGATTGAAACCATTGATGAGATTCCCGACCATATTCAGTTGTCTGCAACTCAGCAACGAGTGAAGGATAATGTGGAATGGATCTCACCTCTACTTCGGCCCCGGCTGCAATCCGTCAGGTTTCCGGTTCATCATTTGGATTTTGAGACGTTTATGCCGGCGATCCCGGCCTTTCCCCATACTCGTCCGTATCGTCCGATTCCCTTTCAGTGGTCTAACCATATTGAATATCCTGATGGCACAATCGTTCATCATCATTATCTCTGCACAGATGGCCGGGACCCTCGCGAAGAAGTGGCCTTGAGTCTGTTGGAAAGCGTAGGAGATGCCGGAACCATTTGTGTCTATTCGGAGTATGAACGGTTTTTGCTTTTTGCACTGGGTGATGTGCTGCCTCAACTGAAGCCCGTCCTATCGAAGGTGGTTCGCCGGTTGTGGGATCTTCTTTCGGTCATCCAGGAACATTATTATCATCCGGACTTTCACGGATCCTACTCTATTAAAACCGTCCTGCCAGCTTTGGTGCCTGCCTTGGCTTACGATGATTTAACGATTCAAAATGGGGCGGTGGCTGCGGTCATGTACCAGAAAATGGTCTTTCATGAAACGGATTTAATGGAGCGTGCTCATATTGCCCAAGCCTTACATGAATATTGTGGCCGGGACACCTGGGCAATGGTTGAGCTGAGACGGGTTCTACTCGATCGTACAGGAGGTCGCTTAACTTAG
- the hemW gene encoding radical SAM family heme chaperone HemW, with translation MEQKSERLGEPDGVAGDLGIYLHVPFCKKRCHFCAFYLVLHDQQRVDQFLEAIEREIALYASQPGMRERTVSTVYFGGGTPTVLHPGQLATIFSSIKSGFSLSEQCEITVEATPESLTDQYADFLQQAGVTRVSIGVQSFDQQERTMLGLSGIMEEVISGIQIAKQAGFANINLDLIYGIPGQTVLSWEMTLTQALELDPSHLSLYALSLEKGTRFYTEFRRGLFEVMDPDHEAGFLQQAETQLEPLQLSRYELSNWAKPGGACQHNLRYWRGLEYLGLGPSAQSYVSEIRYGNVPSIEQYSKRLGAGQLPIANRERLSRAQQDKERIVFGLRLLEGVPIDWIQQASQDEVWATSFEALVKEDYLFQMDTGVQLTQKGRRFADTVGMRLL, from the coding sequence ATGGAACAGAAAAGTGAGCGCTTAGGCGAACCCGATGGGGTTGCGGGCGATCTTGGTATTTATCTGCACGTTCCTTTTTGTAAGAAACGATGTCATTTTTGTGCCTTTTATCTTGTCCTCCATGACCAGCAACGGGTGGATCAATTTCTAGAGGCCATTGAACGAGAGATCGCTCTGTATGCGAGCCAACCCGGAATGCGTGAGCGAACCGTGTCTACGGTCTATTTCGGAGGGGGGACGCCCACAGTCTTACATCCTGGACAGTTGGCAACAATCTTTTCCAGCATCAAATCTGGGTTTTCCCTCTCGGAACAGTGTGAAATTACCGTCGAAGCGACACCGGAATCTCTCACGGATCAGTATGCCGATTTTCTTCAGCAGGCGGGCGTGACCCGTGTGAGTATAGGAGTCCAATCCTTTGATCAACAGGAACGGACAATGTTGGGACTTTCAGGAATCATGGAGGAAGTCATATCCGGCATACAGATAGCGAAACAGGCTGGATTTGCCAATATCAATCTTGACCTCATCTACGGGATCCCTGGCCAAACAGTGCTGTCATGGGAAATGACTCTGACCCAGGCTCTGGAGCTGGATCCTTCTCATTTGTCCTTGTATGCGCTTTCACTTGAAAAAGGGACTCGATTTTACACGGAATTCCGGCGCGGGCTATTTGAAGTGATGGACCCGGATCATGAGGCGGGTTTTCTGCAGCAGGCTGAAACCCAACTGGAGCCACTGCAGTTGTCTCGATACGAACTTTCAAATTGGGCGAAGCCAGGGGGTGCCTGTCAACATAATCTTCGGTATTGGAGAGGATTGGAATATTTGGGATTAGGCCCGAGTGCCCAATCGTATGTCTCAGAAATCCGCTATGGCAATGTGCCCAGTATCGAACAGTATTCGAAGCGCCTGGGGGCCGGGCAGTTGCCCATTGCCAACAGAGAACGGTTGTCACGGGCTCAACAAGATAAAGAACGTATAGTGTTCGGGTTGCGTTTGCTTGAAGGCGTGCCAATTGATTGGATTCAACAGGCATCTCAAGACGAAGTATGGGCAACATCTTTTGAAGCATTGGTGAAAGAGGATTATCTTTTTCAGATGGACACAGGTGTGCAATTAACCCAAAAGGGACGGCGATTCGCTGATACGGTTGGAATGCGGCTATTGTAA
- a CDS encoding FAD-binding oxidoreductase yields the protein MTPRRFRAKVLRVRHLTQDVRELILELVDSPTLEFLPGQSIAVTIPYGASGLSYLRYYSLASLPSSSHQLVLLFNAGEKGKGATFALEHSVGEELDCSGPFGSFHLHEDPERDLLFIGTGTGIAPLWSMLSSLFEQSCPQSMTLLWGLRSESDIYYLDELQKWADCFKNFSFTLTLSQPGHHWRGKRGRVTHLLQEFPNVDHLAAYVCGNRKMVTEVTSLLQCKGMCPVYRERHHDGK from the coding sequence ATGACCCCCAGACGATTTCGGGCCAAGGTTCTTCGCGTTCGGCATTTGACTCAGGATGTTCGAGAATTGATCTTGGAGTTAGTGGATAGCCCGACCTTAGAATTTCTCCCGGGTCAATCAATTGCTGTGACCATCCCTTATGGAGCGTCTGGCCTCTCCTACCTGAGATACTATTCGCTGGCTTCACTTCCCAGTTCCTCTCATCAGCTCGTATTACTCTTTAATGCCGGAGAAAAAGGAAAGGGCGCGACTTTTGCGTTGGAGCATTCGGTTGGTGAAGAACTTGACTGTTCCGGTCCTTTTGGTTCATTTCACCTTCATGAGGACCCTGAACGAGACCTGTTATTTATTGGGACGGGAACCGGCATTGCACCGTTATGGTCTATGTTGTCCAGTCTCTTTGAGCAATCTTGTCCTCAGTCCATGACCTTACTATGGGGACTTCGAAGTGAGTCGGATATCTACTATTTGGACGAGTTGCAAAAGTGGGCCGATTGCTTTAAAAATTTTTCCTTTACCCTGACTCTGTCTCAACCTGGTCATCATTGGAGGGGAAAAAGAGGGCGCGTGACGCATCTGCTCCAGGAGTTTCCGAATGTAGACCATCTGGCGGCGTATGTTTGTGGCAATCGAAAAATGGTTACGGAGGTCACCAGCCTTCTTCAGTGCAAGGGGATGTGTCCTGTCTATCGAGAACGCCATCATGACGGAAAATAG
- a CDS encoding S9 family peptidase has translation MTMRPSQSSPLMPTPPRAKRVPHRLEHHGHVRTDEYYWLRDRENPEVLAYLQAENEYAATLRSHTRDLEQTIFEEICGRIQPTDLSVPFRLGDFWYYIRYEEGKEYALYCRKEKSLTNPESIMVDGNELARGHDYFSLGNWAVSPGQDILAYAIDTQGRRIFTIGFKNLTTGETIDECISSVTGNMEWGNDNRTLFYARQDPETLRSNQILRHRVGTNPELDTLVYEEADETFSVSIEKTKSKRYLMIGSHQSITSEYRYVNADHPEGEFQIFQARKRGHEYDVDHLGDHFFIRTNDEAKNFRLMRTETNMTNLTQWQEVISHRPDVFLEGFELFENFLVLEERRQGLIHLRMIRTMDGSEHELDFGEPAYLATLGDNLEADTSYLRYGYTSMTTPMTIYDYHMETREKILLKQEPVLGNFHISHYQTERLFASTPDGISIPISLVYRKGFAPNGTHPLLLYGYGSYGASMDASFSSPRLSLLDRGFVYALAHIRGGEELGRQWYENGKLLYKKNTFTDFIACAEFLIQQGYAAPQKLFALGGSAGGLLMGAIMNMRPELFHGVVAQVPFVDVVTTMLDPNIPLTTGEYDEWGDPNQQQFYEYMLSYSPYDNLQPRSYPHLLVTSGLHDSQVQFWEPTKWVAKMRALKTDQQRLLLRTNMDAGHSGASGRFKRYEETAMIYAFLLDLAGSVDL, from the coding sequence ATGACAATGCGTCCCTCCCAGTCCAGTCCCTTGATGCCCACTCCACCCCGTGCTAAACGGGTCCCGCACCGGCTAGAACATCACGGTCACGTCCGAACCGACGAGTATTATTGGCTTAGAGATCGTGAGAATCCTGAAGTCTTGGCCTATTTACAGGCCGAAAATGAGTATGCCGCCACGTTGAGGAGCCATACCAGAGATTTGGAGCAGACCATATTTGAAGAAATTTGTGGCCGCATTCAACCAACGGATTTATCTGTTCCGTTTCGGCTTGGAGATTTTTGGTATTACATTCGATATGAAGAGGGAAAGGAATATGCCCTCTATTGCCGGAAAGAGAAATCCTTAACGAATCCCGAATCCATCATGGTCGATGGCAACGAATTGGCTCGGGGGCATGATTATTTTTCTTTGGGGAATTGGGCGGTAAGTCCCGGCCAAGATATTCTGGCCTATGCCATTGATACCCAAGGGCGGCGTATATTTACTATCGGATTTAAAAATCTGACAACGGGCGAGACAATTGATGAATGCATTTCTTCGGTGACTGGGAATATGGAGTGGGGAAATGACAATCGTACACTTTTTTATGCCAGACAGGACCCTGAAACATTGCGATCAAACCAGATCCTTCGTCATCGTGTGGGAACGAATCCGGAGCTGGACACGTTGGTCTATGAAGAAGCGGATGAGACCTTTTCGGTTTCTATCGAAAAAACAAAATCCAAACGGTACCTGATGATCGGATCGCATCAGTCCATCACGAGTGAGTACCGGTATGTAAATGCGGATCATCCGGAAGGCGAATTTCAAATTTTCCAGGCACGGAAACGCGGACATGAATACGATGTGGATCATCTTGGCGATCATTTCTTTATTCGCACCAATGATGAGGCCAAAAATTTTCGTTTGATGCGGACTGAAACAAATATGACGAATCTCACGCAGTGGCAAGAAGTTATTTCTCACCGCCCGGATGTATTTTTGGAAGGATTCGAGCTGTTTGAGAACTTCCTGGTGCTAGAAGAACGAAGACAGGGACTCATCCACCTTCGAATGATTCGGACTATGGATGGCTCTGAGCATGAATTGGATTTTGGAGAGCCGGCTTACCTGGCCACCTTGGGGGATAATTTGGAAGCCGATACTTCCTATCTACGGTATGGATATACCTCCATGACCACTCCCATGACCATCTATGACTATCACATGGAAACACGGGAAAAAATTCTTCTCAAACAAGAGCCGGTCCTCGGGAATTTTCACATTAGCCACTACCAGACGGAACGTCTTTTTGCTTCAACGCCAGATGGTATCTCCATTCCTATATCCCTGGTCTACCGAAAAGGTTTTGCCCCGAATGGCACGCATCCTCTGTTATTGTATGGCTATGGTTCTTATGGTGCGAGCATGGATGCAAGCTTTAGCTCCCCCCGTCTCAGTTTGCTGGATCGTGGCTTTGTCTATGCGCTAGCCCACATTCGAGGTGGGGAGGAGCTAGGCCGACAATGGTATGAAAACGGTAAGCTCTTATACAAGAAGAATACCTTCACGGATTTTATCGCCTGTGCCGAATTTCTTATTCAACAAGGGTACGCCGCACCTCAAAAATTATTCGCTCTGGGTGGAAGTGCTGGTGGTTTGTTGATGGGGGCAATTATGAATATGCGGCCTGAATTGTTTCATGGTGTGGTGGCCCAGGTTCCTTTTGTAGATGTGGTGACCACGATGTTAGATCCCAATATCCCACTGACGACCGGAGAATATGATGAATGGGGGGATCCCAACCAACAACAGTTTTATGAGTACATGCTTTCCTATTCGCCTTACGATAATCTTCAACCCCGGTCGTATCCTCACCTTTTGGTGACTTCAGGTTTGCACGACTCACAAGTACAATTTTGGGAGCCGACAAAATGGGTGGCGAAAATGCGGGCGCTGAAGACCGATCAACAACGCCTTTTGCTCAGAACTAATATGGATGCAGGTCATAGCGGAGCCTCCGGCCGGTTTAAACGTTATGAGGAAACCGCGATGATCTATGCCTTTTTATTGGATCTCGCCGGTTCCGTTGACCTGTGA
- the arfB gene encoding alternative ribosome rescue aminoacyl-tRNA hydrolase ArfB produces MPIVINSHLCIPDSDVRFSAARSAGPGGQHVNKVNSRVILEFDVKHTTVLSSYQKGRIAEMVGQRMNQDGVLRLQAQRHRTQSANRADLLEKFVKILQDALRPEKPRVATRVPYRVREKRLEEKKLRTRVKRVRQNPKNFDET; encoded by the coding sequence ATGCCAATTGTGATCAATTCCCATCTTTGCATTCCTGATTCTGATGTGCGATTTTCGGCTGCCCGAAGCGCAGGTCCTGGTGGTCAACATGTCAATAAGGTGAATAGTCGGGTCATTTTGGAGTTTGATGTCAAGCATACTACCGTTCTGAGTTCCTATCAAAAAGGAAGAATTGCCGAAATGGTTGGACAACGGATGAATCAAGACGGGGTTCTGAGGCTGCAGGCTCAACGACATCGCACCCAGTCGGCCAATCGGGCTGATTTATTGGAAAAGTTTGTGAAAATTCTGCAGGACGCCTTGCGTCCTGAAAAACCCCGGGTGGCAACCCGAGTGCCGTACCGAGTGCGTGAGAAGCGTTTGGAAGAGAAAAAACTTCGTACTCGCGTGAAGCGGGTACGACAAAACCCCAAAAATTTTGACGAAACGTAA
- a CDS encoding sigma-70 family RNA polymerase sigma factor, translated as MITLQTASQFTETPKNHTSSLHKGRSKKRTPVRYRNSINQMDMDQEESSKSIAEPGSVNLESMYFRGFRSRPLLNAQEELALATQLYQGTADLRLLLQQALELSQGLSPQPEVKSLQEELTKFKELNGYSAPVVENILECLSNIESLSAMYGKAAQKLSRQFGEIRRSIDEVRVDIEEPKDALVQRNLRLVVDVAKRYLGRGMNFLDLVQEGNIGLMKAAERFDYTRGFKFSTYATWWIRQGISRAVADQSRTIRVPVHTNEASTKIAKTAQRLAQQFNREPTFEEIGHHLEMTGDRVKETIEAFQEPISLDAPSVDGETELGELIPDLACQSPDEEVSRKSNAQWLNQIFQVLTPREQQVIRLRFGIGVDEAWTLEQVGRSMSVTRERIRQIEVVALKKLKESHVKAMLAEIQ; from the coding sequence ATGATCACACTTCAAACGGCTTCACAATTCACGGAAACACCAAAAAACCACACATCGTCTTTGCATAAGGGCCGATCTAAGAAGCGGACTCCAGTAAGGTATCGAAATTCCATAAACCAGATGGATATGGATCAGGAGGAGAGTTCAAAGTCCATTGCTGAACCCGGGTCGGTAAATTTAGAATCTATGTATTTTCGAGGGTTTCGCTCGCGCCCACTTTTGAATGCTCAGGAGGAATTAGCGCTTGCCACCCAATTGTACCAGGGAACGGCCGATCTTCGACTTTTGTTACAGCAAGCTCTAGAGCTTTCCCAAGGGCTGAGTCCACAGCCTGAGGTTAAGTCGCTTCAAGAAGAATTGACGAAATTCAAAGAGCTCAATGGGTATTCAGCTCCTGTGGTGGAAAACATCCTGGAGTGTTTGTCTAACATCGAGTCTCTCTCAGCGATGTATGGCAAAGCAGCCCAAAAGCTCAGTCGGCAGTTTGGAGAAATTCGTCGGTCGATTGATGAAGTCCGGGTAGATATCGAAGAACCCAAAGATGCCTTAGTGCAACGGAATCTTCGTTTGGTCGTAGATGTCGCGAAACGATACCTAGGGCGAGGGATGAATTTCCTAGACCTTGTGCAAGAAGGGAATATTGGACTGATGAAAGCGGCAGAACGCTTTGATTACACCCGTGGGTTTAAATTCAGTACCTATGCCACCTGGTGGATTCGCCAGGGTATTTCGCGAGCGGTTGCCGATCAAAGCCGGACCATTCGTGTGCCGGTTCATACAAATGAGGCATCCACCAAAATCGCCAAAACTGCACAGCGTCTTGCCCAGCAATTTAACCGAGAGCCTACCTTTGAAGAAATTGGACACCATCTGGAGATGACCGGCGATAGGGTGAAAGAAACGATTGAAGCGTTTCAGGAACCAATATCTCTAGATGCTCCATCCGTTGATGGAGAGACAGAATTAGGAGAATTAATTCCTGATCTGGCGTGCCAATCTCCGGACGAAGAAGTGTCCCGTAAATCAAATGCCCAATGGTTGAATCAGATTTTTCAGGTTTTGACTCCTCGCGAGCAACAAGTCATTCGTTTGCGCTTTGGAATTGGAGTGGATGAAGCTTGGACGTTAGAGCAGGTAGGGCGGTCCATGTCCGTGACTCGTGAACGGATTCGTCAAATCGAGGTTGTGGCCTTAAAAAAGCTCAAAGAGTCCCATGTCAAGGCCATGCTGGCTGAAATTCAGTGA
- a CDS encoding sensor histidine kinase, protein MKTTSIRVRLTLWYGSALALILVLFAVALYLVMSRALREQVDASLDEAAAVAIRTLGEHRFGPFLIFEDLSQDFPEIALLDKFFQIFGPAGQVTIQSANIQSREIPLSQTSFRASLDGKSTFESVQFEKGVPLRLLSVPIRQDDQLVNILRVGTSLYPTERMLHRLLAGLYIASPLALLVSLVGGWFLAGRALRPVHAITQAAQRIAAGDWTQRIQTPHSNDEIGQLASTFNDMIGRLEVSFRQIRQFSADASHELRTPLTITKGETELALRRPRQAEDYRAVLESNLEEIDRMSRIVDELLFLSRADLGEIKLKMFPVQLDDLVREIQQQALVLGQERNIHTVLEAIEPVVVQGDDLRLRELLLNLVDNAVKYSQEGQTVEISLSVAGNKGKLVVRDHGIGLAPEDHGRIFDRFYRTDEARAHAAKGTGLGLAICKWIVEVHHGTIEVQSVVHGGSCFTVFLPLAPSPAKVKDTNTSRSIKKF, encoded by the coding sequence GTGAAAACCACCTCGATTCGAGTTCGATTAACTTTGTGGTATGGATCTGCATTAGCTTTAATTCTGGTTCTTTTTGCCGTGGCTTTATATTTGGTGATGTCCCGCGCACTTCGGGAACAGGTAGATGCCTCGTTGGATGAGGCTGCCGCTGTGGCGATTCGAACGTTGGGAGAACATCGGTTTGGCCCGTTTTTGATTTTTGAAGATTTATCTCAGGACTTTCCTGAAATTGCGCTTTTGGATAAATTTTTTCAAATTTTTGGGCCGGCGGGGCAAGTGACGATTCAGTCGGCTAATATTCAAAGCCGAGAGATTCCATTGAGTCAGACATCTTTCCGTGCCTCTCTTGATGGAAAATCAACGTTTGAATCCGTCCAATTTGAAAAAGGGGTTCCACTGCGATTGTTGTCGGTTCCTATTCGTCAAGATGATCAATTGGTGAATATTTTACGTGTGGGGACATCTCTTTATCCTACAGAACGAATGTTGCATCGGCTCTTAGCCGGTCTCTATATCGCCTCTCCTTTGGCCTTACTTGTGTCTTTGGTCGGAGGGTGGTTTTTGGCAGGACGGGCGTTGCGCCCGGTTCATGCTATTACGCAAGCCGCCCAACGTATTGCGGCTGGGGATTGGACCCAACGAATTCAAACTCCCCATTCCAACGATGAAATCGGACAATTAGCCTCGACCTTTAATGACATGATTGGACGTTTGGAAGTGTCGTTCCGCCAAATCCGGCAGTTTAGTGCGGATGCGTCCCATGAACTTCGGACACCCTTAACCATTACAAAAGGGGAGACTGAGCTGGCGTTGCGGCGACCGCGGCAAGCAGAAGATTATCGGGCGGTGTTGGAGAGTAATTTGGAGGAGATTGACCGCATGAGCCGGATTGTGGATGAGCTCTTATTCCTGTCGCGAGCCGATCTTGGAGAAATTAAGCTTAAGATGTTCCCAGTCCAGTTGGACGATTTAGTGCGAGAAATCCAACAGCAGGCCTTGGTATTGGGCCAGGAACGGAATATTCACACGGTGCTCGAAGCCATTGAGCCCGTCGTTGTTCAGGGAGACGATCTGCGTTTGCGGGAATTACTTTTAAATTTGGTCGACAATGCCGTGAAATATTCTCAAGAAGGACAAACGGTGGAGATCTCTTTGAGTGTTGCCGGAAACAAGGGAAAACTAGTGGTTCGGGACCACGGTATTGGTCTTGCCCCTGAGGATCATGGCAGAATTTTTGATCGGTTCTACCGTACGGATGAAGCGCGTGCTCATGCGGCAAAAGGGACAGGACTGGGTTTGGCGATTTGTAAGTGGATTGTGGAAGTTCATCATGGGACCATTGAGGTTCAAAGTGTCGTTCATGGTGGTTCCTGTTTTACGGTTTTCCTGCCTTTGGCTCCCTCCCCGGCGAAAGTGAAAGACACAAACACTTCTCGCTCTATTAAAAAGTTTTAA
- a CDS encoding response regulator transcription factor — protein sequence MRILVVEDEPKVASFIRRALEEESYAVDVCADGPGGLDWAQAVNYDLIVLDLMLPGLPGLEVLKRARAAGVKAPVLILTARSEVDQRVKGLDAGADDYLTKPFAIEELLARARALLRRAGGAPTGILQVDDVILNPVTREVTRAGQRLEFTTKEYALLEYLMRNAGRVLTRSMITEHVWDLDFDTFTNVIDVYISYLRNKIDKGRERSLIQTVRGSGYMMRSDG from the coding sequence ATGCGTATTTTAGTCGTGGAAGATGAACCAAAGGTGGCTTCCTTTATCCGGCGTGCGCTGGAGGAAGAAAGTTATGCGGTCGATGTATGCGCAGATGGACCAGGAGGGTTGGATTGGGCTCAGGCCGTCAATTATGACTTGATTGTTTTGGATTTAATGTTGCCGGGATTGCCTGGATTGGAAGTGCTTAAACGTGCTCGGGCTGCAGGTGTCAAAGCTCCGGTACTTATTTTAACGGCTCGTTCAGAAGTGGACCAACGGGTTAAGGGACTGGATGCGGGGGCTGACGATTATTTAACGAAACCCTTTGCAATCGAAGAATTGCTCGCCAGAGCTCGAGCGCTCCTTCGTCGAGCTGGAGGGGCACCAACCGGAATTCTTCAGGTGGATGATGTGATATTAAATCCTGTTACCCGGGAGGTGACTCGTGCGGGCCAGCGACTTGAGTTCACAACTAAAGAATATGCGCTCTTAGAATATTTAATGCGAAATGCGGGGCGGGTGTTAACGCGGTCCATGATTACGGAACATGTGTGGGATTTGGATTTTGATACGTTTACAAATGTGATTGATGTGTATATTAGCTACTTGCGAAATAAAATCGATAAAGGACGAGAACGAAGTTTAATTCAAACGGTTAGGGGGAGCGGATATATGATGAGGTCGGACGGGTGA